A DNA window from Capnocytophaga sp. ARDL2 contains the following coding sequences:
- the rpmB gene encoding 50S ribosomal protein L28 has product MSRVCQITGKRAMVGNNVSHAMNKTKRKFSVNLVKKRFYIAEEDRWVTLKVSTSALKTINKKGIAAVLKEAKANGLLK; this is encoded by the coding sequence ATGTCAAGAGTTTGTCAGATTACAGGAAAGAGAGCCATGGTTGGAAACAATGTCTCTCACGCAATGAACAAAACTAAGAGAAAGTTTTCAGTTAACTTAGTAAAAAAGCGTTTTTACATCGCTGAAGAGGATAGATGGGTAACTTTGAAAGTATCTACATCTGCATTAAAAACTATTAACAAAAAAGGTATTGCAGCAGTTTTGAAAGAAGCTAAAGCAAACGGATTATTGAAGTAA
- the rpmG gene encoding 50S ribosomal protein L33 produces the protein MAKKAKGNRIQVILECTEHKSSGIAGTSRYITTKNKKNTPDRMELKKFNPILKKVTIHKEIK, from the coding sequence ATGGCAAAGAAAGCAAAAGGAAATAGAATCCAAGTAATTTTAGAGTGTACAGAACACAAATCATCAGGAATAGCTGGTACATCTCGTTACATCACAACTAAAAACAAAAAAAATACTCCAGATAGAATGGAATTAAAAAAATTCAACCCTATCTTGAAAAAAGTAACTATTCACAAAGAAATTAAATAA
- a CDS encoding DUF4295 domain-containing protein → MAKKTVATLQGGSKKLTKAIKMVKSPKTGAYTFVESVMAPELVDEFLAKK, encoded by the coding sequence ATGGCAAAGAAAACCGTAGCAACATTACAAGGAGGTTCTAAAAAATTAACCAAAGCTATTAAAATGGTTAAATCTCCAAAAACAGGAGCTTACACATTCGTAGAATCAGTTATGGCTCCAGAATTAGTTGATGAATTTTTAGCTAAAAAATAA
- the hisS gene encoding histidine--tRNA ligase, producing MAQKPSIPKGTRDFSPAEIAKRNYIISTIKKNFESYGFQPIETPSFENLDTLMGKYGEEGDRLIFKILNSGDYLSKVDDQLLQDKDSNKLTSKISEKALRYDLTVPFARFVVQHQNELEFPFKRYQIQPVWRADRPQKGRFREFYQCDADVVGSTSLWQEVELVQLYDAVFTQLNVKEVTIKINNRKILSGIAEVIGESDKLIDFTVALDKLDKIGEDGVKKEMLEKGISPSAIEKLQPLFQFHGDLDEKFAQLNELLASSEEGKKGIEELTFICKTVESFGLKTAILDLDITLARGLNYYTGAIFEVAAPATVSMGSIGGGGRYDDLTSIFGLKNMSGVGISFGLDRIYLVMEEMGVFPESVSNFTTVLFFNFGESEAVYAMNAVLQLRKQQIKAELYPDKVKMDKQFKYAEKKGIKYVVFVGSQEIEQQKYTIKNIQTGTQELVSFDEMIKVLNQ from the coding sequence ATGGCACAAAAACCAAGTATTCCGAAAGGAACCAGAGATTTCTCTCCGGCAGAAATTGCCAAGAGAAATTATATCATTTCAACCATAAAAAAGAATTTTGAATCGTACGGATTTCAACCCATTGAAACTCCTTCGTTTGAAAACCTCGATACCCTAATGGGGAAATATGGGGAAGAAGGCGACCGTTTGATTTTCAAAATTCTCAATTCAGGAGATTATTTGTCAAAAGTTGACGACCAATTGTTGCAAGACAAAGACAGTAACAAATTAACGAGCAAAATTTCTGAAAAAGCTTTGCGTTACGACCTTACTGTACCTTTTGCAAGGTTTGTTGTGCAGCATCAAAACGAATTGGAATTTCCATTCAAACGCTATCAAATTCAGCCAGTTTGGCGTGCCGATCGTCCGCAAAAAGGAAGATTTAGAGAATTTTATCAGTGCGATGCCGATGTGGTAGGTTCTACTTCACTTTGGCAAGAAGTAGAATTGGTGCAATTATATGATGCGGTATTTACTCAATTGAATGTAAAAGAAGTAACTATCAAAATCAATAACAGAAAAATACTTTCGGGAATTGCAGAGGTAATCGGCGAAAGTGATAAGTTAATTGATTTTACCGTTGCGTTAGACAAATTAGATAAAATCGGTGAAGATGGCGTAAAGAAAGAAATGTTGGAAAAAGGAATTTCTCCATCAGCGATTGAAAAACTGCAACCTTTGTTTCAATTTCATGGAGATTTAGACGAGAAATTTGCTCAATTGAATGAATTATTGGCAAGTTCGGAAGAAGGAAAAAAAGGAATTGAAGAATTGACGTTTATCTGCAAAACTGTAGAGTCATTTGGATTGAAAACTGCTATTTTAGATTTGGATATTACTTTGGCGAGAGGATTGAATTATTACACAGGGGCTATTTTCGAAGTAGCCGCACCAGCCACAGTGTCTATGGGATCGATTGGCGGAGGAGGTCGCTATGATGATTTGACGAGTATTTTCGGCTTGAAAAACATGTCGGGAGTAGGGATATCTTTTGGATTAGATCGTATTTATTTGGTAATGGAAGAAATGGGAGTGTTTCCTGAAAGTGTAAGTAACTTTACCACAGTGTTGTTTTTCAATTTTGGGGAAAGTGAAGCCGTTTATGCGATGAATGCGGTTTTACAATTGAGAAAACAACAAATCAAAGCAGAATTGTATCCAGATAAAGTAAAAATGGATAAGCAGTTTAAATACGCTGAGAAAAAAGGAATAAAGTATGTAGTTTTTGTTGGAAGTCAAGAGATAGAACAACAAAAATATACAATCAAAAACATTCAGACAGGGACACAAGAGTTGGTTTCGTTTGATGAGATGATAAAAGTTTTGAATCAATAA
- the ruvB gene encoding Holliday junction branch migration DNA helicase RuvB, whose translation MNEYLDPTNTNFTKEEFDVEKKLRPLSFDDFAGQEQVLENLKVFVQAANMRNEALDHTLFHGPPGLGKTTLANILANELNVGIKITSGPVLDKPGDLAGLLTNLEERDILFIDEIHRLSPVVEEYLYSAMEDFKIDIVIESGPNARTVQINLNPFTLVGATTRSGLLTAPMRARFGIQSRLQYYNTELLSTIIDRSAGIIGVPIDMEAAIEIAGRSRGTPRIANALLRRVRDFAQIKGNGRIDLEISKYALKALNVDAHGLDEMDNKILSTIIEKFKGGPVGLSTLATAVSENAETIEEVYEPFLIQEGFIFRTPRGREVTEKAYKHLGIYTTRGSKGLFDG comes from the coding sequence ATGAATGAATATTTAGATCCAACGAATACAAATTTTACCAAAGAGGAATTTGATGTAGAAAAAAAACTGCGTCCCCTGTCTTTTGACGATTTTGCAGGGCAAGAACAGGTCTTAGAAAATCTGAAAGTTTTTGTACAAGCAGCCAATATGCGAAACGAAGCTTTGGATCATACCTTGTTTCATGGACCTCCAGGGTTGGGAAAAACCACTTTGGCAAATATATTGGCAAACGAACTCAATGTAGGCATCAAAATCACCTCTGGACCCGTACTTGACAAACCCGGAGATTTGGCGGGATTGCTCACCAATCTCGAAGAACGCGATATACTGTTTATCGACGAAATTCATCGTTTGAGTCCTGTGGTGGAAGAATATTTGTATTCGGCTATGGAGGATTTCAAAATCGATATTGTCATCGAATCTGGACCTAATGCTCGTACGGTACAAATCAATCTCAATCCTTTCACATTGGTTGGGGCAACCACTCGTTCGGGCTTATTGACCGCTCCGATGAGGGCTCGTTTTGGTATTCAGAGTAGATTACAATATTACAACACCGAATTGTTATCGACCATTATCGACCGAAGTGCAGGAATTATAGGCGTACCAATCGATATGGAAGCTGCTATCGAAATAGCAGGTCGCAGTAGAGGAACACCCCGTATTGCCAATGCTTTGTTGCGAAGAGTTCGCGATTTTGCACAAATCAAAGGTAATGGAAGAATCGATTTAGAAATATCAAAATATGCACTCAAAGCCCTAAATGTGGATGCTCACGGATTGGACGAGATGGATAATAAAATCCTTTCGACGATTATCGAAAAATTCAAAGGAGGTCCAGTTGGATTGTCAACATTGGCAACCGCTGTTTCTGAAAATGCTGAAACCATAGAAGAAGTCTATGAACCGTTTCTCATCCAAGAAGGATTTATTTTCCGTACACCGCGCGGAAGAGAAGTTACTGAAAAAGCTTACAAACATTTGGGAATTTACACCACCAGAGGGAGTAAAGGTCTTTTTGATGGATGA